From Blastochloris viridis, one genomic window encodes:
- a CDS encoding ribosome modulation factor, whose translation MNGQREEGDRPNGPSPFDEGLESFEFGMTPDACPYPAGSAEREEWLEGWAEGQDRADNA comes from the coding sequence ATGAACGGCCAAAGAGAGGAAGGCGATCGACCAAACGGTCCCTCCCCGTTCGACGAGGGCCTGGAGTCGTTCGAGTTCGGCATGACGCCCGACGCCTGCCCCTACCCCGCCGGCTCGGCCGAGCGCGAGGAGTGGCTGGAGGGCTGGGCCGAAGGCCAGGACCGCGCCGACAACGCGTGA
- a CDS encoding accessory factor UbiK family protein: MTQTTSRFFDDISRMVNDAAGMADGVRREVETVMRTQAERILRELDVPSREEFEALREVALKARAENEAQAARIAALEAKLSKTAPTAG; the protein is encoded by the coding sequence ATGACCCAGACCACCAGCCGCTTCTTCGACGACATCTCCCGCATGGTGAACGACGCCGCCGGCATGGCCGACGGGGTGCGCCGCGAGGTCGAGACGGTGATGCGCACCCAGGCCGAGCGCATCCTGCGCGAACTCGACGTGCCCTCGCGCGAGGAATTCGAGGCGCTGCGCGAGGTCGCGCTGAAGGCGCGGGCCGAGAACGAGGCGCAGGCCGCCCGCATCGCTGCGCTCGAAGCCAAGCTCAGCAAGACCGCGCCGACCGCCGGCTGA
- a CDS encoding YbjN domain-containing protein produces MSLIEIDVEHRPNPVDLVERLASANDWTFERSGDDEITLSLDGRWSDYHVSFSWMDQIEALHIACAFDLKVPDARRAEVLKLLAMVNEQLWLGHFDLWSREGVVMFRHAQLLAGGATMGRTQCEALLQASVDAVERFYPAFQFVVWAGKTAGEAIDASLLDTVGEA; encoded by the coding sequence ATGAGCCTTATCGAAATCGACGTCGAGCATCGGCCGAATCCGGTCGATCTGGTCGAGCGTCTTGCCAGCGCCAACGATTGGACGTTCGAGAGATCCGGCGACGACGAGATCACGCTGTCGCTCGATGGCCGCTGGAGCGATTATCACGTCTCGTTCTCGTGGATGGACCAGATCGAGGCGCTGCACATCGCCTGTGCTTTCGATCTCAAGGTGCCGGACGCCCGGCGCGCCGAGGTGCTCAAGCTGCTCGCCATGGTCAACGAGCAGCTCTGGCTCGGCCATTTCGACCTATGGTCCCGCGAGGGGGTGGTGATGTTCCGCCACGCCCAACTGCTCGCCGGCGGCGCCACCATGGGCCGCACCCAGTGCGAGGCATTGCTGCAGGCCTCGGTCGACGCGGTCGAGCGGTTCTATCCGGCCTTCCAGTTCGTGGTGTGGGCGGGTAAGACCGCAGGTGAGGCGATCGACGCCTCGCTGCTCGACACTGTCGGAGAGGCCTGA
- the proC gene encoding pyrroline-5-carboxylate reductase codes for MGLPRFSGPLVLLGAGKMGGALLEGWLRDGLSPIQVQVFDPAPPPEAAALIEQHGIALNPDPATLPAAAVIVLAVKPQMAAAALPTVAKLAGPGTLVVSIMAGKTLATLDAAFPAGTAIVRSIPNTPAAVGRGITVAVPNGRLTPAQQDLAHALLSATGGCEWIADEALMDAATALSGSGPAYVFLLVETMARAGAAAGLPADLAERLARATVIGSGELLRQSELAAAQLRRNVTSPGGTTAAALAVLMAENGVDPLFERAVAAATERGRELAG; via the coding sequence ATGGGACTTCCTCGGTTTTCTGGCCCGCTCGTCCTGCTGGGCGCGGGCAAGATGGGCGGAGCTTTGCTTGAGGGCTGGCTCCGCGATGGCCTTTCGCCTATCCAGGTTCAGGTGTTCGACCCGGCACCACCGCCCGAGGCGGCGGCGCTGATCGAACAGCACGGCATCGCGCTCAATCCCGATCCCGCCACCCTGCCGGCAGCGGCGGTGATCGTGCTGGCGGTGAAGCCGCAGATGGCCGCCGCCGCGCTGCCGACGGTGGCCAAGCTCGCCGGACCCGGCACCCTGGTGGTGTCGATCATGGCCGGCAAGACGCTGGCAACGCTGGACGCCGCATTCCCGGCGGGCACCGCCATCGTGCGCTCGATCCCCAACACGCCGGCCGCGGTCGGCCGCGGCATCACGGTCGCGGTGCCGAACGGCCGCCTCACCCCGGCGCAGCAGGACCTCGCCCACGCGCTGCTCAGCGCCACCGGCGGCTGCGAATGGATCGCCGACGAGGCGCTGATGGACGCCGCCACCGCTCTGTCAGGCTCGGGCCCGGCCTATGTGTTCCTGTTGGTCGAGACCATGGCACGGGCCGGCGCCGCGGCCGGGCTGCCGGCGGACCTGGCCGAGCGGCTGGCGCGCGCCACGGTGATCGGCTCCGGCGAGCTGCTGCGGCAGTCCGAGCTGGCGGCCGCGCAGCTTCGCCGCAACGTCACCTCGCCGGGCGGCACCACCGCCGCGGCGCTGGCGGTGCTGATGGCGGAAAACGGGGTCGACCCGCTGTTCGAACGCGCGGTCGCCGCCGCCACCGA